CTAAACCGTTGCTAATCACTCATTTGCATAGATATATAACAACATTAGCGTCCAATACGGTAACTTTAGTGCAAAATCTAACAGCATAAATTATCTCACTACCGATCATTAGGGCTGACAGGATTGTTAATTGAAATTGAAGCAGAGAAGTTAGTTTTCAGATGTTAAAGCTGACTAGTAGCTAGCTGCTAATGTTCTGTCAGCTTAATTGTACCAAGTCAAACGAACCTAAAGGCGCTTTTTTTGTGGCTCTTTGGTGTTTTAAGATAACGTTTTAATTTTAAGTCATCAAAGTAAAACACTAATGATGTCTTTGTTTTTGCAAGTAGACAGGTCATGGTTCAACTTGACGAGCAGCAGGCCAAATGAACCGGACGAGagctggaaaaaataaataaaactattttaacagatgcaatacatttcaaaattattcACTTTTTATGTTTTTCCCCCCTCTCTTTTCTTTTAAGGTTTTGGATTGTAAAAGTAGAACCATTTATAGAATCTGACTTTCTGGATATTTGCTGCAGTAGGGTTAGTGAGACCTGTATCACCCATAGTGTGAAGATGTGCACTTTTATTCTGGTATTTGCGGTTTCTGAACGTTTGATCCCGTTTTAATTGcaccatttttttatttccaaactAATAATTTATCTGTTTAGTCAATTAATACAATTGTTATTCCGAAAATATTGGATATAAACACGAGTGAATCATCTCATCGACTTGCTTGTTCTGATTAGCTTTAGGTGTAGTGTAGTGCAGTCCAGGGCCAGAAATTAAGGGGTGCTTGTGGCATGAATGCCccagaaattcaaaatgtgggggcaaattttttttattttattaataagatCTCATTGTTATACTATTCTAAGCCTAGTTCTacacattatcatataaaatatgaTTTGATGTTGATTTATCCAGTTTTATGGGTATGAGGTACTTCAGATTGagaatttatgtatgtatgtatgtatgtatgaatgaaataaattgattaatttaaaGTATTTGAATGAAAGAACGACAGAATATGATTTAATATCTTTTGAAAGAAATGCCCTTGTACATGTAAACAATCCCCCTGAAAATTTAATCCAGGGGGCAACAGTTGCCCCTTTatggaaaagttcatttctgacactggtccAATCATCAAATCTTTGTAtacgaaatacatttttgcccaTTGCTATGAAAATAACATAGTACTTATGTTACCCCCCCCCATAGTACTTATATTGAACCAGTTGAATGTGTCATCAATTAAAGGAAATTTATTGAAAACCACTCACGTCCATGATTGTATTATTCCAGAAGTTTAATGTtattgctgttttttgttttgttttttcccttgTTTTATCAAATAAGTTGTTTCTCTATGCATCAGTAATATATGTTGTCATCtttcaaaaaaagatttttaaatgttgcagGCTTAAAATAGCAACTTGAATTTTAAAAAGCAATGCACATTGGAAACAATGGAACATTGAAACACTTGATGTAAGAAGCTAGTTTATATTTTTTACCTCTGGTTATCAGTAGAAAGGAAAGAGCAGTGTGCAGGTGTTATTTGATTATGGTAAAGGCTTGAATGCTCATTTGCTTCAGATGTGAAATAAAGTCAACTGTATGTACCATATGTGTTGCATGCAGTGAGATTTGCCAGATGTGGTGTTTTACATAACCACATTCAACAAAAGGCTAAGATAACACTTGTGGAGAAGATTACAGCCAGCACCTAGTTACATACTCACGTCTGTTCATATTAGCTGGAATAATTAGTCAATTTAGTGGACTATTAAAATCCATTGACATTTCATTAATATAATTGATTGTAGCCTGTCAGCGCAACCTTATACTTTGTATATCTGGCCCTGTGCCAAAGTGCATTAGAATGGCAATATTGTTTCTGATGAGTCTTCAGATCTGTAAAAAATGGCTTGAATCTTCAAGTAGCAGTTCTGTACATGAAATGTATGCACATATTTTTAAGTTTGCAAACAATTCTGTACAATACTTTGTTGACTGTGTGTTGGAGCTGGCATGCTATATAAACTATTTCAACAACATTTGAAATCTGAAGTTGGTGTTTTTTACCCTCTtaaattctcttttttttaatttttacatttaatttaaacattttaattattgttttcattAACATATTCTAATATGAAGCAATGTTCTGGTTGTAAAAATATGTATCACAGAAACACTACATACAAGAGAAAGCTAAATATATGTTACTAAGAGACATCCTTTTCATTGACAGACTCTTGTatcttaatttaattaaacttttcaAAAACAAATATCAAGTTGAACAGGTATAATATGAATTATTTATtctgaattctctctctcttttttttttttttttagtcctcAGATGGAGTGATATGTCTGGCTGGAACCTGCAGACCAAAATGGGGAGAATGAGTGGTGAAGTGCAAAGTAGCTGCCCAGCATAAAGGCAGGTATGCTCCCTATGGGCTTACAATGAACCGTGACACATTTTCCCACATCCGGCTGTGGTGCCCACGCCCCTTTGGCACCTACTCCCAGAATAAGCCATACAGCAATGGTACAATACACTGCGGAACAACTACCACTCACTGCAAGGCAGATGATGCTGAGCTCACAACCATAGAGGCCAATGGAGTCAGTTATGAGCAAGATGAGGATGTTGGCACTGAAAACACCCCACCAGCTTCATCTTCTACTCTGCTGGCTCCACCACTACCTGCATCCCCATCTCCCAGTGCACAGATGGAGGATGGCAGGGTACTGCTTGATACCTGGTATGTCATCAAACCAGGCAACACCAAGGAAAAAATTGCCTTCTTTGTAGCTCACCAGTGTAATGGGGCTGGAATTCCCAGGCCGAATGCCATGAAAGTGAAGGGAAACTGGGCTACCGATTGTACCAAGGCCAAGCGCCGTCGTCGCTGTTCGTCATATGACCCTCCCAATAGAGCTCAAAATGTTGCTATTGATGTACCTTTAGAACCCAACTTGGCAGAAGATGGTGTTGGAGTTAGTGAAACAGATCTGCTCTCTGTGGCTGAAATGGTGGCCCTTGTAGAACAGCGTACAGCTTTGGCTCTACAAGGTATGGTAGCTCAAGGACAGACCTTAAGTCCTTACACAGTCCATCAAAAACCAGTGGTAATACTCTCAGAACCCCATTCAGCTGCACCAACTTCTCAAAGTGACTTtaatcagcagcagcagcaacagcagcaggaATCCAGACGGGTTGCTCAGGCTGTAGCACAGTTTGAGTCGCGGCAGCAAAATCTCGACAGTACAGCTCTGCAGCCTGAGCTTAATGATTCAGAAAGAGAATACATTCACACTGGAGAGTCTGTGGGTGGTGCTCCAAGCCATGGACGAGGGGAAGTACGGATTGCTTTTCGGGTGTCGAGTCTGGACCCTCGCACCCAATCTGAGCCTGTTGGCCGCCCCaaatgcatgtttatgagttgtggGGTCGGAGGGGGGCAAGCAGGAGCCAGGGGAAAAGAAAAGATCACTTGTGACCTCTACCAGCTGGTTAGTCCTTCATCTCGAGATCCAGGTGCCCTGATGACTGGCTCATCAAAGGCTGATCCCCTTGGGGAAGGCATCAGCGACAGGTCTCCCACCACAATGTCAGATCCCAACCAAGACCCTGCCTTAGGAGAGAAGGCAGCAGGGGCTCGAGAACGGGTGACCGGCTTCCATGTCGAGGTTGTGGTCACTGGTGCTGTGGACCAATGTGTCTTCTATGGGAAGGACAGCACAGAGAATGTTCAAGAAGAGACTGTATGTTTTGCTTTGCCCAGTGGGGCCAATTCAACCGATGCCTCAGAGGACCCGCCACCTGGCCAGCTGTTCTTTATACAGTCACCAGCTAATGAAGATGAAAGTTGCTCAGGGGTAAATAGTGGGATGCGGTCTTTAGACTGTGCAAACAACAACGGGCCTGTGGGGGCCACAGTTGAGAGGCCGGACTCTCCACTGGCTATTGTGGATGATCGTTCTGATCCTCCATTGTGCCGCCTCTACCGTCATGTCTCCCATGACTTCCTTGAGATTCGCTTTCAGATCCAGCGTCTTCTGGAACCAAGGCAATATATGCTTTTGCTTCCAGATCACATAATGGTTAATATCTTCAGCTACTTGCCCACCCGATCGCTAGCAGCCCTCAAATGCACCTGCCATGACTTCAAGACCCTGATTGAGACCTATGGTGTACGTGCTACTGACTCTCGCTGGAACCAGGACCCATTGTACCGTGATGACCCCTGCAAGCAGTGCAAGCGGCAGTATGAGAGGGGAGATGTGTCGCTTTGCCGCTGGCACCCTAAACCTTACCACCATGACTTGCCTTATGGACGCTCCTATTGGATGTGTTGTCGG
The sequence above is a segment of the Xyrauchen texanus isolate HMW12.3.18 chromosome 38, RBS_HiC_50CHRs, whole genome shotgun sequence genome. Coding sequences within it:
- the LOC127631651 gene encoding F-box only protein 46-like; its protein translation is MNRDTFSHIRLWCPRPFGTYSQNKPYSNGTIHCGTTTTHCKADDAELTTIEANGVSYEQDEDVGTENTPPASSSTLLAPPLPASPSPSAQMEDGRVLLDTWYVIKPGNTKEKIAFFVAHQCNGAGIPRPNAMKVKGNWATDCTKAKRRRRCSSYDPPNRAQNVAIDVPLEPNLAEDGVGVSETDLLSVAEMVALVEQRTALALQGMVAQGQTLSPYTVHQKPVVILSEPHSAAPTSQSDFNQQQQQQQQESRRVAQAVAQFESRQQNLDSTALQPELNDSEREYIHTGESVGGAPSHGRGEVRIAFRVSSLDPRTQSEPVGRPKCMFMSCGVGGGQAGARGKEKITCDLYQLVSPSSRDPGALMTGSSKADPLGEGISDRSPTTMSDPNQDPALGEKAAGARERVTGFHVEVVVTGAVDQCVFYGKDSTENVQEETVCFALPSGANSTDASEDPPPGQLFFIQSPANEDESCSGVNSGMRSLDCANNNGPVGATVERPDSPLAIVDDRSDPPLCRLYRHVSHDFLEIRFQIQRLLEPRQYMLLLPDHIMVNIFSYLPTRSLAALKCTCHDFKTLIETYGVRATDSRWNQDPLYRDDPCKQCKRQYERGDVSLCRWHPKPYHHDLPYGRSYWMCCRRTDKDTPGCRVGLHDNNWVQPCELVQARAKRDDGR